Proteins from a genomic interval of Bacteroides sp. AN502(2024):
- a CDS encoding ATP/GTP-binding protein, with protein sequence MIAEFNIENFFSIKSAQKISFEPSSDTFMSDEYSYEVKDGVRLLKVGIIYGANASGKTNILNAVEFFRMLVLRMLKDRNEKTGVVPFMLDDTSRNEKTKMSMVFYINQSKYILSFELDARCIYSETLIVYDSIRPTKLYSRSYDATTDSSIIEFGANLKMTKKSQGVISGNTINNCSVLAAFGKSNVERTRLNDVYDYFAKQVKETLAPGMLLSGYIKARLDKDETGDLKKFILSFLKASDFNIEDVALHEEEELITPELEQLIQNAPIGNEAKAEMLRKGKITNTELTFKHKAGDGFYDLSEEYESNGTMRFMGLAVILNFLLKTNRFVPIDEVETSIHYELLAYFLKVFLANSTGTSQMLLTTHDINLLNEDFIRRDTIWFTDKDEFGETKIVRLSSLGLHKNLSPYNAYKQGKLVKLPFLGSQYIDLNE encoded by the coding sequence ATGATAGCAGAGTTCAATATTGAGAATTTCTTCTCCATTAAGTCGGCTCAAAAAATAAGTTTTGAGCCTTCATCAGACACTTTTATGTCTGATGAGTATTCGTATGAAGTGAAAGACGGTGTAAGGTTGTTGAAAGTGGGAATCATTTATGGCGCCAATGCCTCCGGTAAAACCAATATATTGAATGCTGTCGAGTTTTTCAGGATGCTTGTGCTACGGATGCTCAAAGACCGGAATGAGAAAACCGGGGTTGTTCCTTTCATGTTGGATGACACTTCAAGGAATGAAAAGACGAAGATGTCGATGGTATTCTATATCAATCAATCGAAATATATCCTTAGTTTTGAATTGGATGCAAGATGTATTTATTCCGAGACATTGATTGTATATGATTCCATTCGCCCTACCAAATTGTATAGCCGCAGTTATGACGCCACCACAGATTCTTCAATCATAGAGTTTGGTGCAAACCTTAAAATGACGAAAAAAAGCCAAGGTGTGATTTCCGGAAACACAATCAATAATTGCAGTGTGCTTGCCGCATTTGGTAAAAGCAACGTGGAACGAACAAGGCTGAACGATGTGTACGATTATTTTGCCAAACAAGTAAAGGAAACATTAGCTCCCGGTATGTTGCTTTCGGGTTATATCAAAGCACGATTGGACAAGGATGAAACAGGAGATTTGAAGAAATTTATTCTAAGTTTCCTGAAAGCCTCTGATTTCAATATAGAAGATGTTGCCTTACACGAAGAGGAAGAGTTGATCACTCCGGAACTGGAGCAACTGATTCAGAACGCCCCTATTGGTAATGAAGCAAAAGCCGAGATGCTTAGAAAAGGTAAGATTACAAATACGGAACTGACATTCAAGCATAAAGCCGGAGATGGTTTCTATGACTTGTCCGAAGAATACGAATCCAACGGCACTATGCGATTTATGGGGCTGGCTGTGATTCTGAATTTTCTGTTAAAGACCAACCGGTTTGTACCCATTGATGAAGTGGAAACAAGTATCCATTATGAATTGCTTGCTTATTTCCTAAAAGTTTTCTTGGCAAATAGCACTGGGACTTCCCAGATGTTGCTGACAACTCACGATATCAATCTTCTCAACGAGGATTTCATTCGTCGTGATACGATATGGTTCACTGACAAAGACGAATTTGGCGAAACTAAAATAGTGCGTCTCTCTTCTTTGGGACTGCATAAGAATCTTTCCCCATATAACGCCTACAAGCAGGGGAAATTAGTAAAGTTGCCGTTCCTCGGCAGTCAGTATATTGATTTAAACGAGTAG
- a CDS encoding helix-turn-helix domain-containing protein, whose translation MSALDLETFEGWMKRIMERFDRNEQLIASLTGKEYKEVKYLDGERLLDNQDLCGLLNTSKRSIQRYRSSGTLKYQMLWHKVYYKESDVEEFLKTHFKEFGKKKQAEGNEG comes from the coding sequence ATGAGCGCGCTGGATCTGGAAACCTTCGAGGGTTGGATGAAGCGTATCATGGAACGCTTCGACCGGAACGAACAACTGATAGCATCGCTTACGGGCAAGGAGTACAAGGAAGTGAAGTATCTGGACGGTGAACGGTTGCTGGACAATCAGGACTTGTGCGGGCTGCTCAACACGAGCAAACGCTCCATCCAGCGTTACCGGAGTTCGGGCACACTGAAATATCAAATGTTGTGGCACAAGGTGTATTATAAAGAATCGGACGTGGAGGAGTTCCTGAAAACCCATTTCAAGGAGTTCGGGAAGAAAAAGCAAGCGGAGGGAAACGAGGGTTGA
- a CDS encoding GIY-YIG nuclease family protein, with protein sequence MSYLIYIYTLALDDGFYYVGKTIDPDRRFNEHFNDNGAVWTKLHPPISVIEKESFLVSSPEEEERWENHQTIKMMKAKGWQKVRGGFWCNVGEIETIKNLQHHGYFSDIDIEDISFNKREQFIYLLELENDKYYVGYSRSLQIALKKHEKGTASYWTRINRPIRLLKYQEVVFENGIPNIDMINEWVLQCGAEHGYENVRGGSFTLWDSERHLGLIQSFLRKKRDYKPIVGFSMRSKLIEEYEEKNSIIDYNLPLKENERVMVVYVLALEDGYFHVSYSSDLSALMQKYERGKCCEWCKLHTPIRLLEVIPVICPKDYLEIIDELNPIVEKYFNEYGAEKVRGGRFPIVDENLHMKKVFERYKIEEGKYIEYTKKEMNHLKYERKKQKKSSSFTSKDIDI encoded by the coding sequence ATGAGCTATCTAATATACATTTATACATTAGCACTGGATGATGGTTTTTACTATGTAGGGAAAACTATTGATCCCGACAGAAGATTCAATGAGCATTTCAATGATAATGGAGCCGTATGGACTAAATTACACCCTCCTATCAGTGTTATTGAAAAAGAATCCTTTCTTGTATCGTCACCCGAAGAAGAAGAACGTTGGGAAAACCACCAGACCATAAAAATGATGAAAGCCAAAGGTTGGCAGAAGGTCAGGGGTGGTTTTTGGTGTAATGTGGGTGAAATCGAAACTATAAAGAACCTACAACATCATGGATATTTTTCAGATATAGATATTGAGGATATTTCATTTAATAAAAGAGAGCAATTCATTTATCTTCTTGAATTGGAGAATGATAAATATTATGTTGGTTATTCACGTTCTCTACAAATCGCCCTCAAAAAGCATGAAAAAGGTACTGCCTCATACTGGACTCGGATAAACAGACCTATACGGTTATTAAAGTATCAGGAAGTCGTGTTTGAAAACGGCATTCCTAATATAGACATGATTAATGAATGGGTACTTCAATGTGGAGCTGAACATGGCTACGAAAATGTTCGCGGAGGGAGTTTTACACTTTGGGATTCAGAACGCCATCTGGGACTCATCCAATCCTTCTTGCGTAAAAAAAGAGACTATAAGCCCATTGTTGGCTTTAGTATGCGCAGTAAACTCATAGAAGAATATGAAGAAAAGAATTCCATAATCGATTATAATTTACCACTTAAAGAAAACGAGAGAGTCATGGTTGTTTATGTTCTGGCATTAGAAGATGGCTACTTCCATGTGAGTTATAGTAGTGATTTGTCTGCGCTTATGCAAAAGTACGAGAGAGGAAAATGTTGCGAATGGTGTAAACTCCATACTCCCATAAGATTATTAGAGGTTATTCCCGTTATATGCCCCAAAGATTATTTGGAGATTATTGACGAACTCAATCCCATTGTCGAGAAGTATTTCAATGAATATGGGGCAGAAAAAGTCAGAGGTGGCAGATTCCCTATTGTAGATGAAAATCTACACATGAAAAAGGTTTTTGAAAGGTACAAGATAGAAGAAGGCAAGTATATTGAATATACCAAGAAAGAAATGAATCATTTGAAGTATGAACGTAAGAAACAAAAAAAATCATCATCTTTCACATCAAAGGATATTGATATATAA
- a CDS encoding ComF family protein yields MNKEIMVEAFDMLVEYDSGMVFEDYKVPMGDDLRSFEEFFYLKRQPLGEFVIVLKEGGLFYFLSDHFCDFTEVCKKYDWYVISHQPFNKQLEIGIGMMNTGGSAGWIGRAESSERLSMYKDILVFSYDCGVETDFYPYDTTFNGDCEIDGSLCYYVHDYYPTRVQKIDGHQKRISNLIFRFKEGGHCGMLVAKIISLCMKNISYCDSPQQTILIPIPASTRERQRKRFPVLCYHLSKWLNVRDGFQTIWIEQEREQMKGISHKEVVSSLRIKKRDVQGMNVILFDDVLTSGQSFRQLRRKMMELGAKSVIGIFLGKTVNL; encoded by the coding sequence TTGAACAAAGAGATTATGGTTGAGGCTTTTGATATGCTTGTCGAATATGATTCGGGAATGGTATTTGAGGATTATAAGGTTCCAATGGGGGATGACCTAAGGAGCTTTGAGGAGTTCTTCTATTTGAAGCGGCAACCATTGGGGGAGTTTGTGATTGTGCTAAAGGAAGGTGGCTTGTTTTATTTCCTTTCAGATCACTTCTGTGATTTTACAGAGGTTTGTAAAAAATATGACTGGTATGTCATTTCACATCAACCATTCAATAAGCAACTTGAAATCGGTATCGGAATGATGAATACCGGAGGATCGGCTGGATGGATCGGACGGGCGGAATCTTCCGAACGGTTGAGTATGTATAAGGATATTCTGGTATTCTCTTATGACTGTGGCGTAGAAACAGATTTTTATCCGTACGATACGACTTTCAATGGGGATTGCGAGATTGACGGAAGTCTCTGTTATTATGTACATGACTATTATCCTACGCGTGTTCAGAAGATAGATGGGCATCAGAAACGTATCAGTAACCTGATATTCAGATTTAAGGAGGGCGGACATTGCGGCATGTTAGTTGCTAAGATAATCTCTCTTTGCATGAAAAATATTTCTTATTGTGATTCTCCTCAACAGACGATTTTAATTCCTATTCCGGCTTCGACACGGGAGCGGCAACGAAAGAGGTTTCCGGTTCTGTGTTATCATTTATCTAAATGGCTGAATGTACGGGATGGATTTCAGACGATATGGATTGAGCAGGAACGGGAACAGATGAAAGGAATATCTCACAAAGAGGTTGTTTCGAGTTTGCGTATCAAAAAGCGGGACGTTCAGGGAATGAATGTGATTTTGTTCGATGATGTGCTGACAAGTGGGCAGAGTTTCCGGCAACTACGACGGAAAATGATGGAACTGGGAGCTAAATCCGTTATTGGGATATTTCTTGGTAAAACGGTTAATCTCTAA
- a CDS encoding DUF2971 domain-containing protein, translating into MNRDNFAKVLKETIISGDVEADKLPKLVYPIRQAIEEIMPSKLFRYRAVNDNNIEALKSDSVYTVTADNFNDPYDSLFQYNLDEISSIIMSTANVDFMSAMQTVLQRDAVQKELTKFFPTGEFVKVKENLLNIDLSSNTDSMETQLKSMATFIILFIKEIAPEVNTQIRNSVSYACFSENVDSITMWSHYANNHTGFALGYTKEALSFNKMNTIHCGLFPVIYDSIRYNGSSLFAWAIYNIFGIHMIEIDKLANIKVGLYKSTDWSYEKEWRLIHTLPTSQCGKSSISPVEMIPSEIYYGARIKAEDKTKLHKIAVRKGLIEYEMYVDNASSQYTMQFKRLK; encoded by the coding sequence ATGAACAGAGATAATTTCGCGAAAGTTCTCAAAGAAACAATAATATCCGGAGATGTTGAAGCAGATAAACTTCCCAAATTAGTATATCCCATACGACAGGCAATTGAAGAAATCATGCCATCAAAGCTCTTCAGATATAGAGCTGTAAATGACAATAATATTGAGGCTCTTAAATCGGATTCTGTATATACAGTAACTGCGGACAATTTTAATGATCCATACGACTCATTGTTTCAGTATAATCTTGATGAGATTAGTTCAATTATTATGTCTACAGCGAATGTTGATTTTATGAGCGCAATGCAAACAGTATTACAAAGAGACGCTGTACAAAAAGAATTGACAAAATTTTTTCCGACAGGAGAGTTTGTTAAAGTGAAAGAGAATTTACTTAATATCGATTTGTCTTCTAATACTGATAGCATGGAGACACAATTGAAATCAATGGCAACATTCATCATTTTATTTATAAAAGAAATTGCTCCTGAAGTGAATACTCAGATAAGGAATTCGGTCTCTTATGCTTGCTTCAGTGAAAATGTAGATTCTATTACAATGTGGAGTCATTATGCCAATAATCATACTGGGTTTGCACTCGGCTATACCAAAGAAGCCTTATCATTCAACAAAATGAATACTATACACTGTGGCCTATTTCCTGTAATATATGATAGTATTAGATACAATGGAAGTTCTCTCTTTGCATGGGCTATATACAATATTTTTGGCATTCATATGATAGAAATTGACAAATTAGCGAATATAAAAGTTGGACTTTATAAATCGACAGATTGGTCTTATGAAAAGGAATGGAGACTAATCCATACATTGCCAACATCACAATGTGGAAAGTCAAGCATTTCTCCTGTGGAAATGATTCCGTCAGAAATATATTATGGAGCAAGAATAAAAGCTGAAGACAAGACAAAACTTCATAAAATAGCAGTAAGAAAAGGACTCATCGAATACGAAATGTATGTTGACAACGCATCAAGTCAATATACCATGCAATTCAAGCGATTGAAATGA
- a CDS encoding RloB family protein, with amino-acid sequence MGRTVTKSIAIIGEGETEWFYFDSLRIARRYPFKVAPDFPQHSDINHILKLVESYLNKQYDYIVCLFDMDRLYQYPSEMQLYQQAKKKYNTREYKGRVMFVETNPCTEFWFLLHFLPNVVCRRYESYEQLLPELQKYMPGYEKTKRYFIRTNLYKYLTKSGDLKRAMSNSEKLCQLCKESPEDMMAYSEIHKVIELLNDI; translated from the coding sequence ATGGGGCGGACAGTAACAAAAAGTATCGCCATCATAGGCGAGGGAGAAACAGAGTGGTTTTACTTCGATTCTTTGAGGATTGCCCGTCGTTATCCTTTCAAGGTTGCGCCGGATTTTCCGCAGCATAGCGACATCAATCATATTCTGAAACTGGTAGAGTCCTATTTGAACAAGCAATATGATTATATCGTATGCCTGTTTGATATGGATAGACTATATCAGTATCCCTCTGAAATGCAGTTGTATCAACAGGCAAAGAAAAAGTACAACACAAGGGAGTATAAGGGAAGAGTGATGTTTGTGGAAACGAATCCATGCACGGAATTTTGGTTTCTGCTGCACTTCTTGCCAAATGTTGTCTGTCGGCGATATGAGAGTTACGAGCAACTACTTCCCGAATTACAGAAATATATGCCGGGATATGAAAAGACAAAACGATATTTCATACGCACCAACCTTTATAAATACTTGACAAAAAGCGGTGACTTGAAACGGGCGATGTCAAATTCAGAGAAATTGTGTCAACTATGCAAAGAATCGCCGGAAGATATGATGGCGTACTCTGAGATTCATAAGGTGATAGAACTACTAAACGATATATAA
- a CDS encoding DEAD/DEAH box helicase codes for MYRDEIKKYSPLTIEDIIKTCQNLVPSDYNKAPWLHPEVNHGVNILQTDDGLNCYMAGYGESHAAKAFKAIMSLLSQSFSNPFEVFDWGCGQGIGSVCLIQYLKQIKRLGNLKKITLVEPSSAALSRAELNIRSCFPDIKITKINKGLPASCKLQFECVDEITIQYNTVIHLFSNILDIETINLKTLAEVIASNGHEHVVACFGPANHREDRINSFCRYFDEKSTTFYQPFRDTEFFHRKSYGGYTFGCFIRNFTFSLDSGTPILIPYKFFAPKQFRAAYKSDLLDAIPEMTITAEETAFDVLAPFDLGASVYDDVNPILAVVNNMVVRGLPTRTSPYLENLFVEFMRFSAIDENAKRFGAIAYKPTIENIDAKIKYLIKSVPLAVARIQKTVIEAILTGHISLESNLWKVLVKESDVPCAAIAFKELSMMFDHIASASRDYDNLKFPEVELTIINPEYQDSPLHLGNDVYTVANAGLSNVEYDMVIDVSLTEKSKPMDVEFSEFKAKNQCYFNVRSIEELISENYIYTTDRIVYKPLTTLNAQGIHDSIEENVEHIRYFVQLLFRKQDFREGQLPIISRALQLKSVIGLLPTGGGKSLTYQISAMLQPGVTIVVDPLVSLMKDQYDGLMKCGIDICTYINSTVSDKAAREREMKESKKLFVLMSPERLAIYRFRESLRAMRDNHVYFSYGVIDEVHCVSEWGHDFRFAYLHLGRNMYQYVSPKQTDNPDLNHITMIGLTATASFDVLADVERELSGDSAFPLDPQSTVRYENTNRLELQYRVIPVDDPEAHSKWDIYAAKNKKVADVVRDVFYSSMTELLKPENIATIKQRFLDRENIDENSDYGKFIKSFDLSTEVDRNWFLRKDNPSSAIVFCPHRVGSIGVNDSMNNPGIARQISDGLGVDAVSRYCGGDVLTAQDEFIQGDTNIMVATKAFGMGIDKPNVRFTLNVNHSGSLEAYVQEAGRAGRDRKMALSVILYNDRVFSEQDPNTRLYEQIPVDFGVHKFFYDGNFIGPQFEKWVMYYLMTQQEASLNEVDETSQTNKTVSGFLSRMNNADIGDTIVAYISYKYPSKDSETLDGHLLKAGLRPIGGNHHKLEDKKQRYYEALMKAIYRMCCIGLIEDYTQDYIREEFRIVTKKLAPGSYFKNLQTFLERYFSEERAANEIEKAKLYKGANEMQQCLGYLTDFIYSNIATKRKRAIQDIDDFCKRAISSDESWLQVNEELKDDIYFYFNSKYARPEFEAPNGEPFSLVKDTDSGRNFDFEHIFKYMRVIDDNLIAPGGTPKDNVKHLLGAVRLVRRSLTDKNPSFDFLNVFCLFYLKADEEGTPSGEDLERSYMNGYRDLKNLDDTSNFYTLLKRFKDELVTRNIIGNTELTRLERLELIVELHRHVDWTTEFTENFTSPF; via the coding sequence ATGTATCGGGACGAAATTAAAAAATATTCGCCTCTTACAATTGAGGATATAATCAAGACGTGCCAGAATCTTGTGCCGTCAGATTATAACAAAGCACCGTGGCTGCATCCGGAAGTAAATCATGGAGTCAACATCCTACAAACCGATGACGGTCTTAATTGCTACATGGCTGGATATGGTGAATCCCATGCCGCGAAAGCATTTAAAGCAATAATGTCATTGCTTTCCCAGTCTTTTTCCAATCCATTTGAGGTCTTCGATTGGGGATGTGGTCAAGGTATTGGAAGTGTATGTTTGATTCAATATCTCAAACAGATAAAGCGTCTCGGAAATCTTAAAAAGATTACATTAGTCGAGCCTTCATCGGCAGCGTTGTCAAGGGCAGAATTGAATATTCGCTCTTGTTTCCCTGACATAAAAATCACAAAAATAAATAAAGGATTACCTGCTTCCTGTAAATTGCAGTTTGAATGTGTTGATGAAATAACCATCCAATATAACACAGTAATTCATCTGTTTTCAAATATTCTTGATATTGAAACTATTAACCTAAAGACTTTGGCCGAGGTTATTGCTTCAAATGGACATGAACATGTGGTGGCATGTTTTGGTCCAGCTAATCATCGAGAAGATAGAATAAACTCCTTTTGTCGTTATTTTGACGAAAAATCCACGACATTCTACCAACCTTTCAGGGACACGGAGTTCTTCCATCGCAAATCGTATGGTGGATACACATTCGGTTGTTTTATCCGGAACTTTACATTCTCATTAGATTCAGGAACGCCCATACTTATACCATATAAGTTCTTTGCTCCCAAGCAATTCAGAGCCGCTTACAAATCTGACTTACTTGATGCGATTCCGGAGATGACAATTACTGCGGAAGAAACTGCCTTTGATGTCTTGGCTCCTTTTGACTTGGGCGCGAGTGTATATGACGATGTCAATCCAATTCTTGCCGTGGTCAATAATATGGTTGTCAGGGGACTACCCACGAGAACCAGCCCTTATTTGGAGAATCTGTTCGTGGAGTTTATGCGCTTTTCCGCAATCGATGAGAATGCCAAAAGGTTTGGAGCCATAGCATACAAACCGACAATCGAAAATATTGATGCCAAGATAAAATATTTGATAAAGTCAGTCCCGTTAGCAGTTGCTCGCATACAAAAAACAGTGATAGAGGCAATTCTGACTGGCCATATCTCATTAGAATCAAATTTATGGAAAGTCCTTGTTAAAGAATCAGATGTGCCATGTGCCGCAATAGCATTCAAGGAACTTTCAATGATGTTTGATCATATTGCATCCGCAAGTCGTGATTATGATAATCTTAAATTCCCGGAGGTTGAACTTACTATTATCAATCCGGAATATCAAGATTCACCTCTCCATTTGGGCAATGATGTATATACAGTGGCGAATGCCGGACTTAGTAATGTAGAGTACGACATGGTGATAGACGTCTCTCTAACAGAGAAATCAAAGCCGATGGATGTGGAATTTTCTGAATTTAAGGCAAAAAATCAGTGCTACTTCAATGTTCGTTCTATTGAGGAGTTAATCTCTGAAAACTATATCTATACAACCGACAGGATTGTATATAAACCTCTTACAACGCTAAATGCGCAGGGCATACACGATTCCATTGAGGAGAATGTAGAGCATATTCGCTATTTTGTGCAACTTCTTTTTAGGAAGCAAGATTTCAGAGAAGGACAGTTGCCAATTATTTCTCGCGCATTACAATTGAAAAGTGTTATTGGACTATTGCCGACCGGTGGAGGTAAGTCCCTGACATATCAGATTTCAGCGATGCTCCAACCCGGAGTTACAATTGTGGTTGACCCTCTTGTCTCATTGATGAAAGACCAGTATGACGGTCTTATGAAATGTGGTATAGATATATGCACCTACATCAATTCTACAGTTTCGGACAAGGCTGCAAGAGAAAGAGAGATGAAGGAGTCAAAGAAACTATTCGTCTTAATGTCTCCTGAACGGTTGGCAATATATCGTTTCAGAGAATCCTTGCGTGCTATGAGAGATAACCATGTTTATTTCTCATACGGTGTAATAGATGAGGTTCATTGTGTCTCAGAATGGGGACATGATTTCAGATTTGCTTATCTCCACCTTGGGCGCAATATGTATCAGTATGTATCGCCCAAACAGACTGATAATCCTGACCTCAATCACATAACTATGATAGGATTGACAGCTACTGCATCGTTTGATGTGCTTGCTGATGTTGAACGCGAGTTGTCGGGAGATTCCGCATTTCCCCTTGACCCACAATCAACTGTAAGATATGAGAATACAAACAGGCTTGAACTTCAATATCGCGTTATTCCAGTAGATGACCCGGAGGCTCATTCTAAATGGGATATATATGCGGCGAAAAATAAGAAGGTAGCGGATGTAGTTCGAGATGTTTTCTATTCTTCAATGACTGAACTTTTGAAGCCGGAAAACATAGCCACAATAAAGCAGCGCTTTCTTGACAGAGAAAACATTGATGAGAATAGTGATTATGGTAAATTCATCAAATCGTTCGACTTGTCAACCGAGGTGGACCGCAACTGGTTTTTGCGCAAAGACAATCCATCATCTGCCATTGTTTTCTGCCCCCATCGTGTAGGATCAATTGGGGTCAATGACTCTATGAATAACCCCGGTATTGCTCGCCAAATTTCTGATGGATTAGGCGTTGATGCAGTTAGTCGATATTGTGGAGGCGATGTCCTGACAGCGCAAGACGAATTTATTCAAGGTGACACAAATATAATGGTTGCAACCAAAGCATTCGGCATGGGAATAGACAAACCGAATGTGCGGTTTACGTTAAACGTCAATCATTCCGGCTCTCTTGAAGCATACGTCCAAGAAGCCGGTCGTGCTGGTCGAGACCGCAAAATGGCACTTTCTGTTATCTTGTATAATGACAGAGTCTTTAGCGAGCAAGACCCGAACACTCGTTTGTATGAGCAGATTCCCGTTGATTTCGGGGTACACAAGTTCTTCTATGATGGTAATTTCATCGGTCCGCAGTTTGAGAAGTGGGTAATGTATTACTTGATGACGCAACAAGAAGCTTCATTGAATGAGGTGGATGAAACGTCACAAACAAACAAAACCGTCAGTGGATTCCTATCCAGAATGAACAATGCTGACATCGGAGACACAATCGTTGCATACATCTCTTACAAATATCCGTCTAAAGATTCTGAAACACTTGATGGACACTTGTTAAAGGCCGGACTTCGTCCAATCGGTGGGAATCATCATAAACTGGAAGATAAAAAGCAACGGTATTATGAAGCTTTGATGAAAGCTATCTATCGTATGTGCTGCATTGGGTTGATAGAGGATTATACTCAAGATTACATACGCGAGGAGTTTCGTATCGTTACGAAGAAACTTGCACCCGGTTCCTATTTCAAGAATCTTCAGACATTCCTTGAACGATATTTCTCGGAAGAACGTGCAGCGAATGAAATAGAGAAGGCAAAACTATACAAAGGAGCGAATGAGATGCAACAGTGCCTCGGTTATCTGACGGATTTCATATATAGCAATATTGCCACTAAACGAAAAAGAGCCATTCAAGATATTGATGACTTTTGCAAACGAGCTATCTCCAGCGATGAAAGTTGGCTGCAAGTAAATGAAGAATTGAAGGATGACATTTATTTTTACTTCAATTCAAAATACGCACGTCCGGAGTTTGAAGCTCCCAATGGTGAGCCTTTCTCATTGGTAAAAGACACTGACAGCGGTAGAAATTTTGACTTTGAGCATATTTTCAAATATATGCGAGTCATCGACGATAACCTCATAGCCCCCGGCGGTACACCTAAAGATAATGTGAAACACCTGTTAGGCGCTGTGAGGTTGGTAAGACGTTCTTTGACTGATAAAAATCCGTCTTTTGACTTCCTCAATGTATTCTGCCTTTTCTATCTTAAGGCCGACGAGGAAGGGACGCCGTCCGGTGAAGACCTTGAAAGAAGCTACATGAATGGTTATCGGGATTTGAAAAACCTTGATGACACCAGTAACTTCTATACCCTACTTAAAAGATTCAAAGATGAACTCGTCACAAGAAACATAATCGGCAACACGGAACTTACGCGATTGGAACGGCTCGAACTGATAGTTGAGTTGCACCGACATGTAGATTGGACAACTGAATTTACCGAAAATTTTACATCCCCATTTTAA
- a CDS encoding helix-turn-helix domain-containing protein: MEIITLDHQVYQNLVEKINRISDYVFKKEVAPLQEPEIWLTSEELADLLKISTRTLQRMRKERSIPFCMIRSKCLYRLSDVEKCIAQRIVTCNPKTLNEFRKGYWAIHESPSL, translated from the coding sequence ATGGAAATAATAACATTAGACCATCAGGTATATCAGAATTTGGTAGAAAAGATTAATCGGATTTCCGATTATGTGTTCAAAAAAGAAGTTGCCCCCTTACAAGAGCCGGAAATATGGTTGACAAGTGAAGAACTGGCAGACTTACTTAAAATAAGTACGCGTACTCTTCAACGTATGCGGAAAGAACGGTCGATTCCTTTTTGTATGATACGGAGTAAATGTTTGTATCGACTGTCGGATGTGGAAAAATGTATTGCTCAACGTATTGTAACCTGTAATCCAAAGACGTTGAATGAGTTTAGAAAAGGTTATTGGGCCATACATGAATCTCCTTCTCTATGA